The Legionella sp. PATHC032 genome has a window encoding:
- a CDS encoding Fur family transcriptional regulator, whose protein sequence is MKHNLLDKAYKHCVNHGYRFTEPRERVLKILVDERKPLGAYDILQRLSMEVDNPKPPTVYRAIQFWHQEGFIHCIDSLKSYVACLHGHHVGQAQFLICNQCDFVKELECLVDFTSVTEAANSIQFSVINCTVEIKGLCADCNLANLGN, encoded by the coding sequence ATGAAACATAATTTGTTGGATAAGGCTTATAAACATTGTGTAAACCATGGCTATCGATTTACAGAGCCAAGGGAGCGTGTCCTCAAAATATTAGTCGATGAGAGAAAGCCTCTCGGTGCTTATGATATATTGCAAAGATTATCTATGGAAGTTGATAATCCCAAGCCGCCAACGGTCTACAGGGCTATTCAGTTTTGGCACCAAGAGGGATTTATTCATTGCATTGACAGCCTGAAATCCTATGTTGCCTGTCTGCATGGGCATCATGTGGGACAGGCCCAATTCCTTATATGCAATCAGTGTGATTTTGTCAAAGAATTGGAATGTCTTGTTGATTTCACTTCGGTAACAGAAGCGGCGAACTCTATTCAATTTTCAGTTATTAATTGTACTGTAGAAATCAAAGGCTTGTGTGCTGATTGTAATCTGGCTAACCTGGGAAATTAA
- a CDS encoding thiamine pyrophosphate-binding protein produces MKQTGSDVLKEFITTFEINYIFGNPGTTELKFLETIQQCDNATYFLTLQESSTVGIAAGYAMITKKPAIVNLHNYVGLANAICNIYNAFTSGIPLLIIAGQHERPYLIHNPVMSGDLSSLAQTAVKYAYEVNSASDLAVALQRGYAQALLPGPGPVFLSIPMDIWKEETQETTIKKTKFLHTCVNTEINQICEVLTNTPKGKLAFIADYEVGASNSIYLLHAIADQLNADVYSAPYHVREVINPLSLNYKGRLSDKSGEVHNLLLQYETVVLLGEKVKGYLYTGQSSIPQSIRFIQISATSEHLAFDYPCDLAILGNLEVTLTAISKHLKINSLNVPLNPAANLKNLEKKYKQHPLHSLIVTLLNQVDRSVHLITEGSSEDAVVQDIATTLGFLKVNFSPRGGGLGWAMPLAIGISLATKHHSICFVGDGGSMYAIHSIWSAAKYKIPVIFICFVNQEYRVLKTDMSQNKSFTEEDFFRLDLNHPPIDVQQIAFSFGAQVMTINSKEEVEAALRNSFAFQGPTFITLYHQ; encoded by the coding sequence GTGAAGCAAACAGGAAGTGATGTTCTAAAGGAGTTTATAACTACCTTTGAAATTAATTATATTTTTGGCAATCCTGGCACTACAGAATTAAAATTTCTGGAAACAATTCAGCAATGTGATAATGCGACTTATTTTCTCACTCTACAGGAATCCAGTACTGTAGGTATAGCCGCGGGCTATGCCATGATCACGAAGAAACCAGCTATTGTTAATTTACATAATTATGTTGGATTAGCGAATGCCATTTGTAACATATACAATGCGTTCACCTCAGGAATTCCACTGCTAATCATTGCTGGCCAACATGAGCGTCCCTATTTAATTCACAATCCGGTAATGTCCGGAGATCTAAGCTCTTTAGCTCAAACCGCAGTAAAATATGCCTATGAGGTTAATTCCGCCAGCGATCTGGCTGTTGCTTTGCAACGTGGTTATGCTCAAGCCCTTTTGCCTGGGCCAGGCCCGGTTTTTCTATCAATTCCTATGGATATTTGGAAAGAGGAAACCCAAGAAACCACCATAAAGAAGACAAAGTTTTTACATACCTGCGTCAATACTGAAATCAACCAAATTTGTGAAGTTTTAACAAATACACCCAAAGGAAAATTGGCATTTATAGCGGATTATGAAGTGGGGGCATCGAATAGTATTTACCTGTTACATGCCATAGCAGATCAACTCAATGCTGATGTTTATTCTGCCCCTTATCATGTACGTGAAGTCATTAATCCCTTAAGTTTAAATTACAAAGGTAGATTATCTGATAAATCTGGAGAAGTGCATAACCTGCTGCTGCAATATGAAACTGTGGTGCTTTTAGGCGAAAAAGTGAAAGGATATTTATATACTGGCCAATCTTCCATTCCACAGAGTATCCGTTTCATACAAATCAGCGCCACATCGGAACATCTGGCCTTCGACTATCCATGCGATCTGGCAATTCTTGGCAATCTTGAGGTGACCTTGACTGCTATTAGCAAACATTTAAAAATTAATAGCTTAAATGTACCGCTTAACCCTGCCGCCAACCTTAAAAATTTGGAAAAAAAATATAAACAACATCCTCTGCATTCTTTGATTGTTACCCTACTGAATCAAGTAGATCGCTCTGTCCATTTGATAACAGAAGGCTCATCGGAGGATGCTGTTGTGCAGGACATTGCAACAACCCTTGGTTTTTTAAAGGTAAATTTTTCCCCAAGAGGGGGTGGGCTTGGCTGGGCTATGCCATTAGCAATAGGTATTTCTCTAGCCACCAAACACCATTCAATTTGTTTTGTAGGTGATGGGGGTAGCATGTATGCGATTCATTCAATATGGTCAGCTGCCAAATATAAGATCCCTGTCATTTTTATTTGTTTTGTTAATCAAGAATACAGAGTATTAAAAACAGATATGTCTCAAAATAAATCCTTCACAGAAGAAGATTTTTTTCGCCTGGATTTGAATCATCCACCAATTGATGTCCAACAAATTGCCTTCTCTTTCGGAGCACAGGTGATGACAATTAATTCAAAAGAAGAAGTAGAGGCCGCTCTTAGGAATAGCTTTGCATTCCAAGGCCCTACATTTATTACCCTATATCATCAATAA